The proteins below come from a single Salinilacihabitans rarus genomic window:
- the pyrE gene encoding orotate phosphoribosyltransferase has protein sequence MTNQELIDALRAADAVRFGEFELSHGGTSEYYVDKYLFETDPRCLELIADAFAERIDDDAKLAGVALGAVPLAAATSVAAGVPYVVARKQRKEYGTGNLIEGRLAEGEEVVVLEDIVTTGTSLVDAVEALREAGATVERALVVVDRQEGGRETVEEAGVEMEALVTAEELLAGRD, from the coding sequence ATGACCAACCAGGAACTCATCGACGCGCTCCGGGCGGCCGACGCCGTCCGCTTCGGCGAGTTCGAACTCTCCCACGGCGGCACCAGCGAGTACTACGTCGACAAGTACCTCTTCGAGACCGACCCGCGGTGTCTGGAACTGATCGCCGACGCCTTCGCCGAGCGCATAGACGACGACGCGAAACTCGCGGGGGTCGCGCTGGGTGCGGTCCCCCTCGCCGCGGCGACCAGCGTCGCCGCGGGCGTCCCGTACGTCGTCGCGCGCAAGCAGCGCAAGGAGTACGGCACCGGGAACCTGATCGAGGGACGGCTGGCGGAGGGAGAGGAGGTCGTCGTCCTCGAAGACATCGTCACGACGGGGACGAGCCTCGTCGACGCCGTGGAGGCGCTGCGCGAGGCGGGCGCGACCGTCGAGCGCGCGCTGGTCGTCGTCGACCGCCAAGAGGGCGGCCGCGAGACCGTCGAGGAGGCCGGCGTCGAGATGGAGGCGCTGGTGACCGCCGAGGAACTGCTGGCGGGCCGGGACTAG
- a CDS encoding DUF502 domain-containing protein → MTSWKRDFASGLIVLGPILVTLYIIYWLYGIIAGVTPELILDANVLKQLVPGNTGQAVETREQLAQFLRVLVTLTVFIILTLSVGYLMRTTIGGLVERIVDDVANRVPGLRVVYNASKMAAETAFGEQESLQKPVKLETWNGLRMTAFKTGKTTDDGREVLFLPTSPNITTGFVIEVESDRITELDEDVEDALTRVLSAGFGDAERKRGMDAGIPIDVVDERSADDD, encoded by the coding sequence ATGACCTCGTGGAAGCGGGACTTCGCGAGCGGGCTCATCGTCCTCGGGCCGATCCTCGTGACCCTCTACATCATCTACTGGCTCTACGGCATCATCGCCGGGGTCACGCCCGAGTTGATCCTCGACGCGAACGTGCTCAAACAGCTCGTACCCGGCAACACCGGACAGGCCGTCGAGACCCGCGAGCAACTCGCCCAGTTCCTCCGGGTGCTCGTCACGCTGACGGTCTTTATCATCCTCACGCTCTCGGTGGGCTACCTGATGCGGACGACCATCGGCGGCCTCGTCGAGCGGATCGTCGACGACGTCGCGAACCGCGTCCCCGGGCTCCGGGTCGTCTACAACGCCTCGAAGATGGCCGCCGAGACGGCCTTCGGCGAGCAGGAGTCGCTCCAGAAGCCGGTCAAGCTCGAGACGTGGAACGGGCTGCGGATGACGGCGTTCAAGACCGGCAAGACGACCGACGACGGCCGCGAGGTGCTCTTTCTCCCGACGTCGCCGAACATCACGACGGGGTTCGTCATCGAGGTCGAGTCCGATCGCATCACCGAACTCGACGAGGACGTCGAGGACGCGCTCACCCGCGTGCTCAGCGCCGGCTTCGGCGACGCCGAGCGCAAGCGGGGGATGGAC
- a CDS encoding proline dehydrogenase family protein, whose translation MIPPIASRFVAGEEPAEALDHVRGLNERNVKAIINLLGEHYDERPPAAADAAEYRALVDDVADSDLEACVSVKPSQVGLDLGEDVFRDLLDGIVDRAAERGVFVWIDMEDHTTTDATLDAFEDLAREHDGGVGVCVQANLRRTREDVERLADVPGKVRFVKGAYDEPSDVAYTDRARVDREYRDLLEYAFEHYDGGIAVGSHDPAMIDHAVALHEEHGTDFEVQMLMGVREDAQTDLAREYEVWQYVPYGGRWMSYFYRRVMERKENLLFAARAVLGR comes from the coding sequence ATGATCCCACCGATCGCGAGTCGGTTCGTCGCCGGCGAGGAGCCCGCGGAGGCACTGGACCACGTGCGGGGCCTGAACGAGCGGAACGTCAAGGCGATCATCAATCTGCTCGGCGAACACTACGACGAACGCCCGCCCGCGGCGGCCGACGCCGCGGAGTATCGGGCGCTCGTCGACGACGTCGCGGACTCGGACCTCGAGGCGTGCGTCTCGGTCAAACCCTCTCAGGTCGGTCTGGACCTCGGCGAGGACGTCTTCCGGGACCTGCTCGACGGCATCGTCGACCGCGCGGCCGAGCGCGGCGTCTTCGTCTGGATCGACATGGAGGACCACACGACGACCGACGCGACGCTGGACGCCTTCGAGGACCTCGCCCGCGAACACGACGGCGGCGTCGGCGTCTGCGTGCAGGCGAACCTCAGACGCACCCGCGAGGACGTCGAGCGGCTGGCGGACGTGCCGGGGAAGGTCCGGTTCGTCAAGGGCGCCTACGACGAGCCGAGCGACGTCGCCTACACGGACAGGGCGCGGGTCGACCGGGAGTACCGCGACCTGCTCGAATACGCCTTCGAGCACTACGACGGGGGAATCGCCGTCGGGAGCCACGACCCGGCGATGATCGACCACGCCGTCGCGTTACACGAGGAACACGGCACCGACTTCGAGGTCCAGATGCTGATGGGCGTGCGCGAGGACGCCCAGACCGACCTCGCACGCGAGTACGAGGTCTGGCAGTACGTCCCCTACGGGGGCCGCTGGATGTCGTACTTCTACCGCCGGGTGATGGAACGCAAGGAGAACCTCCTGTTCGCCGCGCGAGCGGTTCTGGGCCGGTGA
- a CDS encoding CDP-2,3-bis-(O-geranylgeranyl)-sn-glycerol synthase → MAVFETVAVAFWAMLPAYVPNNAAVLAGGGRPIDGGREWNGRRILGDGKTWRGTAVGTLAGAVLALVLNAVGGDVGAALGVSLPEFPVPVVLALPFGAMLGDILASFLKRRTGRERGAAFPGVDQLDFVVVSLALAAAVAPGWFREVFLWDVLFVVLVITPILHVATNAIAYTLGLKDEPW, encoded by the coding sequence ATGGCAGTGTTCGAGACGGTCGCGGTCGCGTTCTGGGCGATGTTGCCCGCCTACGTGCCGAACAACGCGGCGGTGCTCGCCGGCGGCGGCCGCCCCATCGACGGCGGCCGCGAGTGGAACGGCAGGCGGATCCTCGGCGACGGGAAGACCTGGCGCGGGACGGCCGTCGGCACCCTCGCCGGCGCCGTCCTCGCGCTCGTCCTGAACGCCGTCGGCGGGGACGTCGGCGCCGCACTCGGCGTCTCGCTGCCCGAGTTCCCCGTCCCGGTCGTCCTCGCGCTCCCGTTCGGCGCGATGCTCGGGGACATCCTCGCGTCCTTCCTCAAGCGCCGGACCGGGCGCGAGCGCGGCGCCGCCTTCCCCGGCGTCGACCAGCTCGACTTCGTCGTCGTCTCGCTCGCGCTCGCGGCCGCCGTCGCCCCCGGCTGGTTCCGCGAGGTGTTCCTCTGGGACGTCCTGTTCGTGGTGCTCGTCATCACGCCGATTCTGCACGTGGCGACGAACGCCATCGCGTACACGCTCGGGCTGAAAGACGAGCCCTGGTGA
- a CDS encoding YihY/virulence factor BrkB family protein: protein MRSRRVRATTLLRAIVHELRTERVTFMAGSLAYHAFVSLLPLLLLVMAVISATGDRRLEDAFLQIVSATITPGAGDVLVAELQNTSRGVSILGAVVLLWGALRIFRSLDTAFSDIYETPSENTFADQLADGFVVLVSVAVVLLVTVALESTLSVDVGVGAGWFGQRLLLVLGVGLALSPMYYLFPDEPDVSVPEVMPGVGFAAVGLVSFESLFQLYLEYGGGGGGTLGNVLVVVTWLYFCGLVVLVGAAINAVLSNRSDDVSVRPVFGGVPVEDGDGPSAADGGSDAVVESIDRLEARLPTASEVTVVVDGEPVRLSPPEQVLSEVTASRLPLATDTASIELRWAASDVPSAEETE from the coding sequence ATGCGATCACGTAGGGTACGTGCGACGACGCTCCTTCGCGCTATCGTTCACGAGCTTCGGACAGAACGCGTCACGTTCATGGCGGGCAGCCTCGCGTACCACGCGTTCGTCTCGCTGTTGCCGCTGCTGTTGCTGGTGATGGCCGTGATATCGGCCACGGGCGACCGGCGACTGGAGGACGCGTTCTTGCAGATCGTCAGCGCGACGATCACGCCCGGCGCGGGAGACGTCCTCGTCGCCGAACTCCAGAACACGTCCAGAGGGGTGTCGATACTCGGGGCGGTCGTCCTCCTGTGGGGGGCGCTTCGCATCTTCCGGAGCCTCGACACCGCCTTCTCGGACATCTACGAGACGCCGAGCGAGAACACGTTCGCGGACCAGCTCGCGGACGGATTCGTCGTGCTGGTCTCCGTCGCGGTGGTGCTCCTCGTGACCGTCGCACTCGAGTCGACGTTGTCGGTCGACGTCGGAGTCGGCGCCGGCTGGTTCGGTCAGCGGCTGCTGCTCGTCCTCGGCGTCGGGCTGGCGCTGTCGCCGATGTACTACCTCTTCCCCGACGAGCCCGACGTGTCAGTTCCGGAGGTGATGCCGGGCGTGGGCTTTGCCGCCGTCGGTCTCGTCTCGTTCGAGTCGCTGTTCCAGCTCTACCTCGAGTACGGCGGTGGCGGTGGGGGGACGCTGGGGAACGTTCTCGTGGTCGTGACGTGGCTGTACTTCTGCGGTCTCGTCGTCCTCGTCGGCGCGGCGATCAACGCCGTGCTCTCGAACCGGAGCGACGACGTGTCCGTCCGCCCGGTGTTCGGCGGCGTCCCGGTCGAGGACGGCGACGGCCCGTCCGCGGCGGACGGCGGAAGCGACGCCGTCGTCGAGTCGATCGACCGACTCGAGGCCCGCCTGCCGACGGCAAGCGAGGTGACGGTCGTCGTCGACGGCGAGCCCGTCCGGCTGTCGCCGCCCGAGCAGGTCCTGTCGGAGGTGACCGCGTCGCGACTCCCGCTTGCGACCGACACCGCCAGCATCGAACTGCGGTGGGCGGCGAGCGACGTACCGTCCGCGGAGGAGACGGAGTAG